A portion of the Flavobacterium magnum genome contains these proteins:
- a CDS encoding DUF3341 domain-containing protein — protein sequence MSSNKVIYAIYNDDDVLMDAVKKTRAAHHHIEEVFTPFPVHGLDKAMGLAPTRLAICAFIYGLCGLSFATWMMNNIMISDWPQDIGGKPSFSYIQNMPAFVPVMFEMTVFFAAHLMVITFYMRSRLWPFKQAENPDVRTTDDHFLMEVSVKGNEDDMVAFFQNTGAVEVKVIEKH from the coding sequence ATGAGTAGTAATAAAGTTATTTACGCTATTTACAATGATGATGACGTGCTGATGGATGCCGTAAAGAAAACGCGCGCAGCCCACCATCACATTGAAGAAGTTTTCACGCCGTTTCCTGTGCACGGATTGGACAAGGCAATGGGGCTTGCGCCCACAAGGCTGGCCATTTGCGCGTTCATTTACGGTTTGTGCGGACTCTCATTCGCTACCTGGATGATGAATAATATAATGATTTCAGACTGGCCTCAGGATATCGGAGGTAAGCCGAGCTTCAGCTACATACAGAACATGCCGGCTTTTGTGCCTGTGATGTTCGAGATGACCGTATTTTTCGCAGCCCACCTTATGGTAATCACTTTCTATATGAGAAGCAGGCTGTGGCCGTTCAAGCAGGCTGAGAACCCGGATGTAAGGACAACAGATGACCATTTCCTGATGGAAGTTTCCGTAAAAGGAAATGAAGACGATATGGTTGCTTTCTTCCAGAATACCGGAGCAGTCGAAGTTAAAGTAATTGAGAAACATTAA
- a CDS encoding cytochrome c oxidase subunit II: MTSWLVIIVLVLLSIAVWQLTKIFDLTQVGGQANRTEVADDKDNNVQGYLMFGFLAFIYIFTIYGLLKWGHFVLSNPASEHGKEIDRLMNITWVLIFIVQAVTQVLLHYFAFKYRGKKEQKALYFADNSRLEVIWSVIPAVVLAGLILYGLYAWTNIMFVNEKTEKVMVVEVYAKQFQWEARYSGTDNVLGKANVRYIEGVNTLGVDMSDPNAQDDKTATELHLPKGVKVLFKFRSQDVLHSAYFPHFRAQMNCVPGMVTQFAFTPTITTQEMRANEDMIKKVENINRIRSEKSKKLVAEGKTALDPYVFDYLLLCNKICGPSHYNMQMKVVIDEPQDFKKWIDGQKTLAQAVKEDKASKEAPAQEAPTATPAAADSTKTMAQLIKK; encoded by the coding sequence ATGACAAGTTGGTTGGTAATTATTGTTTTAGTTCTATTATCGATTGCCGTTTGGCAACTGACTAAAATATTTGATTTGACTCAGGTCGGAGGGCAGGCCAATAGAACCGAGGTTGCCGATGATAAGGATAACAACGTTCAGGGCTACTTAATGTTTGGCTTTTTGGCATTCATTTATATTTTTACGATTTACGGGTTGTTGAAATGGGGTCACTTTGTATTGAGTAATCCTGCTTCTGAGCACGGAAAGGAAATCGACAGGCTGATGAACATCACCTGGGTCCTAATTTTTATCGTCCAGGCGGTAACACAGGTTTTACTACACTATTTCGCTTTCAAATACAGGGGTAAAAAAGAACAGAAGGCGCTTTACTTTGCTGATAACAGCAGGCTTGAAGTCATCTGGAGCGTTATTCCGGCCGTAGTACTTGCGGGTCTTATTTTATACGGTTTGTACGCTTGGACAAATATCATGTTCGTGAATGAAAAAACCGAAAAGGTTATGGTTGTCGAAGTGTATGCCAAGCAATTCCAGTGGGAAGCGAGGTATTCAGGTACGGATAATGTACTCGGTAAGGCGAATGTAAGGTATATTGAAGGCGTAAATACTTTGGGTGTCGACATGAGCGACCCGAACGCGCAGGATGATAAGACGGCCACTGAACTGCACTTGCCTAAAGGTGTAAAGGTGTTGTTTAAATTCCGTTCCCAGGATGTATTGCACTCAGCTTATTTCCCACACTTCCGCGCGCAGATGAACTGCGTTCCGGGGATGGTAACGCAATTTGCATTCACTCCTACTATTACCACACAAGAGATGCGTGCTAATGAAGACATGATTAAGAAGGTGGAAAACATCAACAGGATCAGGTCAGAGAAAAGTAAGAAATTGGTGGCTGAAGGTAAAACGGCTTTAGACCCTTACGTATTTGATTACTTACTGCTGTGTAATAAAATCTGCGGTCCTTCGCACTACAACATGCAAATGAAGGTCGTCATCGACGAACCACAGGATTTTAAGAAGTGGATAGATGGGCAAAAAACTTTGGCCCAGGCGGTAAAAGAGGACAAGGCTTCAAAAGAAGCACCGGCCCAGGAAGCGCCAACGGCCACTCCGGCCGCTGCAGATTCTACAAAGACCATGGCGCAATTGATTAAAAAATAG
- a CDS encoding GNAT family N-acetyltransferase, with translation MDDFSINEDKKRFELKVDGHIAFIEFILTNDNTMFLTHTEVPSALEGKGVGSRIVEKALQHLADHNYKLAPLCPFVAKYLTRHTDWKSILAPGYNV, from the coding sequence ATGGATGACTTTAGCATCAACGAAGACAAAAAGCGATTCGAACTCAAAGTAGACGGGCACATCGCATTTATCGAATTCATTCTGACCAATGACAATACCATGTTCCTCACGCACACGGAAGTCCCGTCTGCACTCGAGGGCAAGGGCGTCGGCAGTCGCATCGTCGAAAAAGCATTGCAACACCTCGCCGACCACAATTACAAGCTCGCGCCGCTGTGTCCGTTCGTCGCAAAATACCTGACCCGACATACAGACTGGAAGTCCATATTGGCGCCGGGTTACAACGTCTGA
- a CDS encoding cytochrome c oxidase subunit I, with protein MSAIAHDHGHDNHAHEEHHHKDTFITKYIFSIDHKMIAKQYLLTGIVMGVIGVGMSMLFRMQLAWPEESFRIFNFLLGDKFAPNGVMRNDIYLALVTIHGTIMVFFVLTAALSGTFSNLLIPLQCGARDMASGFMNMISYWLFFLSSVVMICSLFVESGPASAGWTIYPPLSALPQAIPGSGTGMTLWLVSMAIFIASSLMGSLNYVVTVINLRTKGMSMTRLPLTIWAFFITAVIGIVSFPVLLSAALLLIMDRSFGTSFFLSDIYIAGEVLHYQGGSPVLFEHLFWFLGHPEVYIVLLPALGITSEIIATNSRKPIFGYRAMIASILAIAFLSTIVWGHHMFLSGMNPFLGSVFTFTTLLIAIPSAVKAFNYITTLWKGNLQLNPAMLFSIGLVSTFITGGLTGIILGDSTLDINVHDTYFVVAHFHLVMGISALYGMFAGIYHWYPKMFKRMLNKNLGYIHFWVTAVCAYGVFFPMHFIGMAGLPRRYYTNTNFPLFDDLQDVNVLITTFALVGGAFQLVFLFNFFYSIFYGKKTVQNPWRSNTLEWTAPIEHLHGNWDGPIPEVHRWPYDYSKPGHDEDFIPQTVPMMPGEEELHH; from the coding sequence ATGTCAGCAATAGCTCACGATCACGGACACGATAACCACGCTCATGAAGAGCACCACCATAAGGATACGTTTATTACCAAATATATCTTTAGCATTGATCATAAAATGATCGCCAAGCAATACCTGCTTACCGGTATTGTGATGGGTGTTATCGGAGTGGGGATGTCAATGCTTTTCAGGATGCAGTTGGCGTGGCCAGAAGAATCATTCAGGATTTTTAATTTTCTTTTGGGAGATAAGTTTGCTCCAAACGGAGTAATGCGCAACGATATCTACCTGGCGCTCGTAACCATACACGGTACCATCATGGTGTTCTTTGTACTGACTGCAGCGCTTAGTGGTACTTTCAGTAACCTATTGATTCCATTGCAGTGCGGCGCACGTGATATGGCTTCCGGTTTTATGAATATGATATCATACTGGCTGTTTTTCCTTTCGAGCGTTGTAATGATCTGTTCTTTGTTCGTGGAATCCGGGCCGGCATCTGCGGGATGGACCATTTATCCACCCCTGAGCGCACTGCCACAGGCGATTCCGGGATCAGGAACGGGAATGACATTGTGGTTGGTTTCTATGGCCATTTTCATCGCATCCTCATTGATGGGTTCCCTGAACTATGTGGTCACTGTAATTAACCTCAGGACTAAAGGAATGAGCATGACAAGATTGCCGCTCACCATCTGGGCATTCTTCATCACCGCTGTTATCGGTATCGTATCATTCCCTGTGCTTTTGTCTGCGGCATTGCTGCTGATTATGGATAGAAGCTTCGGAACATCATTCTTCCTTTCTGATATTTACATCGCTGGAGAAGTGTTACACTATCAGGGCGGTTCTCCGGTATTGTTCGAGCACCTTTTCTGGTTCCTTGGTCACCCGGAAGTATATATCGTATTACTCCCTGCATTGGGGATCACTTCTGAGATTATAGCAACCAATTCGCGCAAGCCTATCTTCGGATACCGCGCGATGATCGCTTCCATCCTTGCCATTGCATTCTTGTCCACAATCGTATGGGGTCACCACATGTTCCTTTCCGGAATGAACCCATTCCTTGGTTCCGTATTTACATTTACGACTTTATTGATCGCCATCCCATCTGCGGTTAAGGCATTCAACTATATTACGACGCTCTGGAAAGGAAACCTGCAGCTCAACCCTGCAATGCTTTTCTCTATCGGATTGGTGTCGACGTTCATTACCGGAGGTCTTACAGGAATCATCCTTGGTGACAGTACGCTGGACATCAACGTACACGATACGTATTTCGTTGTGGCCCACTTCCACCTTGTAATGGGTATCTCGGCGCTTTACGGAATGTTTGCGGGAATCTACCACTGGTATCCGAAAATGTTCAAGCGTATGCTGAATAAGAATTTAGGTTACATCCACTTCTGGGTGACCGCGGTTTGTGCGTATGGCGTTTTCTTCCCGATGCACTTCATCGGGATGGCCGGATTGCCAAGGCGTTATTATACCAATACAAACTTCCCGCTTTTCGATGACCTTCAGGACGTAAACGTGTTGATTACGACATTTGCACTTGTTGGAGGCGCATTTCAATTGGTGTTCCTTTTCAATTTCTTCTACAGTATTTTCTACGGTAAGAAGACAGTTCAGAATCCATGGAGGTCAAATACCCTGGAGTGGACAGCACCAATCGAACACCTTCACGGGAACTGGGACGGACCTATACCTGAAGTTCACAGGTGGCCGTATGACTACAGCAAGCCGGGACATGATGAAGACTTCATTCCTCAAACCGTGCCGATGATGCCCGGAGAAGAAGAACTTCACCATTAA
- a CDS encoding quinol:cytochrome C oxidoreductase has translation MYTFSSKLKTLSIVLMILGILGIGYGFLSAPKNTADVEKILKEEEAHHGGGHHEAAAAPAHEMPKVLPAEEGHAEEAHHEAAAPAVAVTSADSTSVKLLDTIAVDSAKVAVAPVTDEGHHAETKAGHVEEHHLTAAEEKAHHEEHVNHVFHQLQNKPWSALYVACIFVMLISLGALAFYAIQQVAQAGWSPVLFRVMQGITAYLPVGSVIFFILLVLAGLHYNHLFVWMADGITEKGHENYDKLVAAKSGYLNFPFWIIRAAVFLIGWNLYRYFSRRNCLAQDEASDNSFYKKNFKMSATFLVFFIVTESIMSWDWIMSVDPHWFSTLFGWYVFASFFVSGITTIAMVTLYLKSKGYLEHVNNSHIHDLAKFMFGISVFWTYLWFSQFMLIWYADIPEEVTYFWTRIELYNLPFFGAVVMNFVFPILILINSDFKRLTWVVVMAGIVILFGHYVDFFNMIMPGTVGDRWFIGIPEIGSLCFFIGLFLLVVFTALTKAPLLPKRNPFIEESKHFHY, from the coding sequence ATGTACACATTTTCAAGCAAGTTAAAAACACTTTCGATAGTCCTGATGATTCTTGGAATCCTCGGAATAGGATACGGTTTTTTAAGTGCACCAAAAAATACGGCTGACGTCGAGAAAATCCTGAAAGAGGAAGAAGCGCACCATGGAGGCGGTCACCACGAGGCAGCGGCTGCTCCGGCACATGAAATGCCAAAGGTGCTTCCGGCTGAAGAAGGTCATGCTGAAGAAGCCCATCATGAAGCTGCGGCCCCTGCGGTTGCTGTAACGAGTGCTGATAGTACATCGGTGAAATTGTTGGATACCATCGCCGTAGATTCGGCGAAAGTGGCTGTAGCGCCAGTAACGGACGAAGGGCATCACGCCGAGACGAAAGCTGGGCATGTTGAAGAACATCACCTGACTGCGGCTGAAGAGAAGGCACACCACGAAGAGCATGTGAATCACGTGTTTCACCAATTGCAGAACAAGCCTTGGTCTGCGTTATATGTTGCCTGTATTTTTGTAATGCTGATTTCTTTGGGTGCTTTGGCATTCTACGCGATTCAACAAGTTGCCCAGGCGGGCTGGTCACCGGTACTTTTCCGTGTGATGCAGGGAATCACGGCCTATCTTCCGGTTGGATCTGTTATATTTTTCATATTGCTGGTTTTGGCCGGATTGCACTACAATCATTTATTCGTTTGGATGGCGGACGGCATCACTGAAAAAGGACACGAGAATTACGACAAGCTGGTTGCGGCCAAATCAGGCTACCTGAACTTTCCATTCTGGATTATCCGCGCCGCTGTATTCCTGATCGGTTGGAATTTATACCGTTATTTCTCCAGAAGGAACTGTCTGGCACAGGACGAAGCTTCAGATAATTCGTTCTACAAAAAGAATTTTAAGATGTCGGCGACGTTTCTTGTTTTCTTCATCGTGACCGAGTCGATTATGTCCTGGGATTGGATCATGTCGGTTGACCCGCACTGGTTCAGTACATTATTCGGCTGGTATGTGTTCGCCAGTTTCTTTGTAAGCGGTATCACGACTATCGCTATGGTTACACTGTACCTGAAGTCAAAAGGGTATCTGGAACACGTGAACAACAGCCACATCCATGACCTAGCAAAATTCATGTTTGGTATCAGTGTGTTCTGGACTTATTTATGGTTCTCACAATTCATGCTGATCTGGTACGCGGACATTCCGGAAGAGGTTACCTATTTCTGGACGAGGATCGAACTGTACAACCTGCCTTTCTTCGGCGCTGTTGTGATGAACTTCGTTTTCCCGATCCTTATCCTGATCAACTCAGATTTCAAGCGACTCACCTGGGTGGTTGTAATGGCTGGTATCGTAATCCTGTTCGGTCACTATGTGGATTTCTTCAACATGATTATGCCGGGAACAGTAGGAGATCGCTGGTTTATAGGTATTCCTGAAATCGGATCATTGTGTTTCTTCATCGGATTATTCCTTTTGGTAGTATTTACCGCGCTGACCAAAGCACCGTTATTACCGAAACGCAATCCTTTCATTGAAGAAAGCAAACATTTTCATTATTAA
- the ruvB gene encoding Holliday junction branch migration DNA helicase RuvB: MNENLNPTNKHFNNDELDLEKKLRPLAFDDFAGQDQVLDNLKVFVEAANLRSEALDHTLFHGPPGLGKTTLANILANELGVAIKITSGPVLDKPGDLAGLLTNLEERDVLFIDEIHRLSPIVEEYLYSAMEDFKIDIMIESGPNARSVQIGLNPFTLVGATTRSGLLTAPMRARFGIQSRLQYYTTELLTTIVQRSSAILKMPITMEAAIEIAGRSRGTPRIANALLRRVRDFAQIKGNGKIDIEIARYSLKALHVDAHGLDEMDNKILNTIIDKFKGGPVGLSTLATAVSESSETIEEVYEPFLIQEGFIMRTPRGREVTEKAYKHLGKVKTGIQGGLF, encoded by the coding sequence ATGAACGAGAACCTGAATCCGACCAATAAGCACTTCAATAACGACGAGCTCGATCTTGAAAAGAAGTTGCGCCCACTGGCCTTTGACGATTTCGCCGGCCAGGATCAGGTGCTCGACAATCTCAAGGTTTTTGTGGAAGCGGCCAACCTGCGTTCCGAAGCCCTCGACCATACGTTATTCCACGGCCCGCCCGGATTGGGAAAAACCACTTTGGCAAACATCCTGGCCAACGAATTGGGGGTCGCGATTAAGATTACTTCGGGGCCGGTGCTGGACAAACCCGGTGATCTGGCCGGTTTGCTGACCAACCTTGAAGAACGTGATGTGCTGTTCATAGACGAGATACACCGCCTGAGCCCGATAGTCGAAGAATACCTGTACTCGGCCATGGAAGATTTCAAGATCGATATCATGATCGAATCCGGCCCGAATGCCAGAAGCGTACAAATCGGGCTGAATCCATTTACACTCGTCGGTGCGACGACACGTTCCGGTTTGTTGACTGCGCCGATGCGTGCGCGTTTCGGGATCCAAAGCCGCCTGCAGTACTACACCACAGAATTACTTACGACTATTGTCCAGCGCAGCTCGGCGATTCTCAAAATGCCGATAACAATGGAAGCCGCCATCGAGATTGCGGGACGAAGCCGCGGTACGCCACGTATCGCCAATGCGTTGCTGCGTCGCGTCCGTGATTTTGCCCAGATCAAAGGCAACGGGAAAATAGACATTGAGATCGCGCGCTATTCGCTTAAGGCCTTACACGTCGATGCGCACGGCCTCGATGAAATGGACAATAAGATCCTCAATACCATCATTGACAAGTTCAAGGGCGGGCCGGTCGGCCTTTCGACACTCGCCACAGCAGTTTCCGAAAGCAGTGAGACCATCGAAGAGGTCTATGAGCCATTCCTGATCCAGGAAGGTTTTATCATGCGCACACCCCGCGGGCGCGAAGTGACCGAGAAGGCTTATAAACATTTGGGGAAGGTAAAAACCGGCATACAGGGCGGTTTGTTTTAG
- the queG gene encoding tRNA epoxyqueuosine(34) reductase QueG, translated as MIENKSRYAEFIKSEARRLGFLSCGISKAGFLEQEAPRLETWLNNQHHGRMAYMENHFDKRLDPTRLVEGSKSVVSLLLNYYPSESQAADSYKISKYAYGQDYHFVIKEKLKELLHAIQTEIGEVGGRAFVDSAPVLDKAWAAKSGLGWIGKNANLLTRQTGSFYFIAELILDLELEYDHAVTDHCGSCTACIDACPTDAIVAPYVVDGSKCISYFTIELKDNLPAEMKGRFDDWAFGCDVCQDVCPWNRFSKAHQEPLFNPHPDLLSMSKKDWQEITEDTFRKVFKDSAVNRTKFEGLKRNIDFLQPE; from the coding sequence ATGATTGAAAATAAATCCAGATATGCCGAGTTTATCAAGTCCGAAGCCAGGCGCCTTGGCTTCCTGTCCTGCGGCATTTCCAAGGCGGGTTTTTTAGAGCAGGAAGCGCCAAGGCTCGAGACGTGGCTCAACAACCAACACCATGGACGGATGGCGTATATGGAAAACCATTTCGATAAACGCCTTGACCCGACCAGGCTCGTCGAAGGGTCTAAAAGTGTTGTCTCACTGCTGTTGAATTATTATCCGTCAGAAAGCCAGGCAGCCGATTCCTATAAGATTTCAAAATACGCCTATGGTCAGGATTATCATTTTGTAATCAAAGAAAAGCTTAAGGAGTTGCTTCATGCGATCCAGACTGAAATCGGGGAAGTCGGCGGACGGGCATTCGTCGATTCAGCACCCGTGCTTGACAAAGCCTGGGCCGCTAAAAGCGGGCTGGGATGGATCGGCAAAAACGCCAATTTGCTGACCAGGCAGACCGGCTCGTTCTACTTCATCGCGGAACTGATCCTTGACTTAGAGCTCGAGTACGATCACGCCGTTACCGACCATTGTGGCTCCTGTACCGCATGCATCGACGCCTGCCCAACGGATGCCATCGTAGCGCCCTACGTGGTCGATGGCAGCAAATGCATCTCCTATTTTACGATTGAACTCAAAGACAACCTTCCCGCCGAAATGAAGGGACGGTTTGACGATTGGGCCTTCGGGTGTGATGTATGCCAGGATGTGTGCCCCTGGAACCGGTTCTCGAAGGCGCATCAGGAGCCTTTGTTCAATCCGCACCCCGACCTGTTGTCGATGTCGAAAAAAGATTGGCAGGAAATCACCGAGGACACTTTCCGGAAAGTATTCAAGGATTCGGCTGTAAATCGCACAAAGTTTGAAGGCTTGAAACGCAATATCGATTTCCTGCAACCGGAATAA
- a CDS encoding (4Fe-4S)-binding protein, producing the protein MENSKEYSNAELTIVWKPGICIHSGICARGLPNVFKPREKPWIDQHGASSQEIMARIDLCPSKALSYYTHNEKPQTNG; encoded by the coding sequence ATGGAAAATAGCAAGGAATATTCTAATGCGGAATTGACCATCGTCTGGAAACCCGGAATCTGTATCCATTCGGGTATTTGCGCGCGCGGATTGCCAAATGTCTTCAAACCCAGGGAAAAGCCATGGATTGATCAGCATGGTGCCTCATCACAGGAAATTATGGCTCGCATTGACCTCTGCCCTTCAAAGGCATTATCCTACTACACCCACAACGAAAAACCCCAAACCAATGGATGA
- a CDS encoding c-type cytochrome: MKTVNKLVFLLALSAIAVSCHNKENPNYQYMPNMYQSVGYETYSESKAFRNGKEGQLPPDGTIKRGYVPYEYPNTTDGYNAAKANLKSPLDSTAVDMDKAGQLFNIYCAICHGEKGDGKGNLSKREKFLGVPSYKDRVITEGSVFHVETFGLNSMGSYANQLDTHERWMVAAYVMKLKSEL, encoded by the coding sequence ATGAAAACGGTAAACAAATTAGTGTTTTTATTAGCATTGTCAGCCATTGCGGTTTCCTGTCATAATAAGGAAAATCCGAATTACCAATACATGCCGAATATGTACCAGTCCGTGGGTTATGAAACCTATTCAGAGTCCAAAGCCTTCCGCAATGGCAAAGAAGGGCAACTGCCACCGGACGGCACGATCAAGAGAGGCTATGTCCCTTATGAGTATCCGAATACCACCGATGGCTACAACGCCGCGAAGGCCAACCTGAAATCCCCTTTGGATTCAACAGCCGTCGACATGGACAAAGCCGGGCAGCTTTTCAACATTTACTGTGCGATTTGCCACGGTGAAAAAGGTGATGGGAAAGGCAATCTTTCCAAACGGGAGAAGTTTCTTGGTGTCCCAAGTTATAAAGACAGGGTAATCACTGAAGGCAGTGTTTTCCATGTGGAAACTTTCGGACTGAACTCAATGGGATCTTATGCCAACCAGCTTGATACACACGAACGCTGGATGGTTGCTGCTTATGTAATGAAGCTGAAAAGCGAACTTTAA
- a CDS encoding M949_RS01915 family surface polysaccharide biosynthesis protein has translation MKSRYLLLLLLGCFAFGQVGIPTKTLWQKDLPKGFHFSGQFFKGLQWTDAHGDNALFLTETGIYESGAHKNAELFAYHFINGAMQPDWTVYDGEKDCPVDVEASFTGSAIAITDLDADGVSEVWLVYKMACRGDVSPRAMKIIMYECTQKYAMRGEEKLIMGEQVTGGEYELDAAFKTAPRTIRDYAVKQWKRYAKWRL, from the coding sequence ATGAAAAGCCGATACCTGTTGCTCCTGCTCCTTGGTTGCTTTGCATTTGGGCAGGTGGGCATTCCGACAAAGACGCTTTGGCAGAAAGACCTTCCAAAAGGTTTTCATTTCTCAGGACAATTCTTTAAGGGCCTGCAATGGACGGATGCCCATGGGGACAACGCGCTGTTCCTCACTGAAACGGGGATTTACGAATCGGGAGCGCACAAAAATGCCGAACTGTTCGCGTACCATTTTATCAACGGTGCTATGCAGCCTGACTGGACGGTTTATGACGGCGAAAAAGATTGTCCGGTCGACGTCGAGGCCTCGTTTACGGGCAGCGCCATAGCCATCACCGACCTTGACGCTGATGGCGTCAGTGAAGTATGGCTGGTTTATAAAATGGCCTGCCGCGGTGATGTGAGTCCGCGTGCCATGAAAATCATCATGTATGAATGCACACAGAAATATGCGATGCGGGGGGAGGAAAAACTGATTATGGGCGAACAGGTGACAGGCGGCGAATACGAATTGGATGCCGCTTTTAAAACTGCCCCGCGGACGATACGGGACTACGCGGTAAAACAGTGGAAGCGCTATGCAAAATGGCGGCTTTGA